A section of the Papaver somniferum cultivar HN1 unplaced genomic scaffold, ASM357369v1 unplaced-scaffold_32, whole genome shotgun sequence genome encodes:
- the LOC113341855 gene encoding uncharacterized protein LOC113341855, with amino-acid sequence MWGSDIEDQILKFFQLHYSKMKKVRIIKIYFYLPNVDETILCCDGASRGNPGQAGYGFIVRFHTGEFVYAESGGLGILSNYIVEFIASISALEWALNNHKFKVILQTDSKACVVALKNNKIPLFLVARWQRVVSGLQSIIYRHVYREVNFSVDHFAKKGVYLPKGQIQTYNVRPTSLTHMEFPDQPYCRFE; translated from the coding sequence ATGTGGGGCTCTGATATTGAAGATCAAATACTGAAATTCTTTCAGCTACACTACAGTAAAATGAAGAAAGTCAGAATTATTAAAATCTATTTTTATCTTCCTAATGTGGATGAAACTATTTTATGCTGTGATGGTGCCTCAAGGGGAAATCCAGGGCAGGCTGGATATGGTTTTATTGTTAGATTCCACACAGGTGAATTTGTGTATGCTGAGTCAGGTGGATTGGGGATTCTCTCAAATTATATAGTTGAGTTTATTGCAAGCATTAGTGCTTTGGAATGGGCTCTGAATAATCACAAATTCAAGGTAATTTTGCAGACAGATTCTAAAGCTTGTGTTGTTGCTTTGAAGAACAATAAGATACCTTTGTTTCTGGTAGCTAGATGGCAGAGAGTAGTTTCTGGGCTACAATCTATTATCTACAGACATGTATATAGAGAGGTGAATTTTTCTGTAGATCACTTTGCTAAGAAGGGAGTTTATCTACCTAAGGGCCAAATTCAGACATACAATGTTAGACCTACTTCTCTTACTCATATGGAATTCCCTGACCAACCTTATTGTAGGTTTGAataa